A segment of the Candidatus Delongbacteria bacterium genome:
AGCACCACCATGCTCAGAATGTAGAGGCCCGCAATCAGTGGGTTGCTGAATCCGGCCACCACGTTGGCATAGGCGTCGGGCACATGGCTTCCCACCTGCAGCCGGTGTTCGGGGCCGACCACGCCCACGGTGAGGTGGGCCAGATGGAACACGATGTAACCCAGCACCACCAGCCCGCTGAGGAACATGGTCCTGGAGGCGAAAGTGGATTGCAGGGGTTTCTGCACCGCGTAGGGCTCGGGACGTGCCGCCCGGTTGGCCAGAGTCAGCTGGATCGCGCTGATCACGTGGACCAGGAAGATCAGCAGCAGTGTGCCGCGAATGCCCCAGAGCAGGTAGATGTTGTGCCTCAGGGCCGCCGCATAGGCGTTGAGCGTGTCCGCCCCGGCGAAGAACTGCAGGTTGCCGGCCATGTGTCCCAGCAGGAACAGCAGCAGGGCCAGCCCGGTGAGCGCCATCAGCAGTTTTCGGCCGATGGAGGAGCTGCGGAATGTGGTGAACCATGCCATAGGGGGATTCCATCCTCCTTTAGAGTGGATTGCGTGCTCGGGCGAAGGGGTGGGACCTGACGCGTCCCGCGAACCGTTGAACTTCCGAACGGCTCCGCGACGCCCCGGGTTGGACTTGTCCGGTCCGGTGGTGCGGATTCACAGGGTTGCGCTGACCGGCGTGCGAGGCTTGGTGCTTGTACTATCTTGGCAGCCGTCTGCCCCGGGCCTGAGTTGCCAATGCTGAATTCGCCCTGCCGGAGTCAACGGGCCATTCTATGCAGGATGGTGGCGCTTTATTTTGATCTGGATCAAGAACAATGAGGAGTCTGGATGTACGAACTCCCCGATCGTGTCCGTGCGTGGGAGCTGCTCTGCCTGCACACCCAGAGCGAAAGCCTTCGCAAGCACGCTCTGGCGGTGGAAGCCCTCATGGGTGCCCACGCTCGCGAAGCCGGTGAGGATGCGGATCTCTGGGAGCGCTGCGGCCTTCTGCACGATTTTGACTACGAGCGCTGGCCCGATCCGGCGGAGCATACGGTCCAGGGCGGAAAAATCCTGGAAGAAGCAGGCTATCCGCCGGAACTGATCCGTGCCATCCACAGTCATAATCCGGGCAACGGGCTGGGTGTCCCGCTGGATACGGCAATGGCGCGCACCCTGTTCGCCGTGGATGAACTGGCCGGATTCCTGGTGGGCGTGGCATTGGTTCGACCCAGCCGCAGCCTGCACGATCTGGAACCGCGCAGCGTGATCAAGAAGTTCAAGGACCGCGCCTTCTGCGCTGCGGTCAGTCGTGAGGACATGACACAGGGGGCCGAGCTGCTGGGACGCACGATGGACGTGCACCTGGCCTTCTGCATTTCGGCGCTCAGGCCGATCGCCGATGAGCTGGGGCTGGCTGGCCACTGAGCCCTGCGGGCACGACGGGGTACCAATGGAAGAGGGGAGTCGGGATGGGAGTCTATCGCTACAGGATTGAGGGCATGTCCTGCGGAGGCTGCGTCGGGTCGGTGACCCGGCTGCTGCAACAGAGCGAACCGGATGCGGACGTGACGGTCAGTCTGGAGAGTGCCAGCGCCCAGCTGACGAGTGAGCGGGTTCCTTCCTTCGATCGGATGAAGGAGGCCCTCGCCAAGGCGGGGTTCACGCTCCAGGAAGCGCAGGCCCGCTGATGGACGTACTGAACACTTTCACCAGGAGCCGGCTTTGGCTGCTGGGCTTTTTTCTGGTTGCCGGCGCTGCGCTGGCCGGAAGCGACTCAGGGGTTCCGCTGACTCGCGGGGATCTGGACGGATCCGCGCTGTACGGGCAGGTTCCGGCGGCCGGCTCGCCCGAACGGCAGTTGATGTGGCGCGGCCGCGATTGCCGCTATCCCACTGATCATTGCCTGATCTGCGACCGCATCCTGCCCGGCAAGGACCACCGGGGAGTGGACTTCGTGATCGATGGCGTGACCGTGCGACTTTGCGGCCCCGCCTGCCAGAAGCAAGCCCAGGAGCTGGATCAGACCGGCAAGCAGGAGCTGGTGCAGCGCCTGAATCTGGCGGTGGTCCAGCGGGACCTGCCCGAATACCCGTTGACCTCCAGCCCCGTGAGCGGGCAGAAACTGAGCAGCCCCATCGATGGGGTCAATCAGGTCTTCGACAACACGCTGGTCCGACTGGCCAACGAGGCCGAGGTGGCCGAGTTTCTCAAGGACCCCTGCGGCTATGTGCTGGCGGTTCGCCTGGCGCGCACCCTGGCCGCCCAGCGTTGCCGTCCTGTCCCCGGCGAAAGCGTGCATCCATGAGAGTCATCGAGCACCCACGCGTGGCACCGGAACGACGCTGGGGGGCGGAACAGTACCGCACCCTGGAGCTGGCAGGGCAGTCCGCGGGAGCGATCTATCACCTGATGACCGCGATGATCGTGCCCCGGCCGATCGCATTGATTTCCACCGTGGGTGAACAGGGCCAGTTGAATGTGGCCCCGTTTTCCTTTTTCAACGGGGTCTGCTCCGATCCTCCGATCCTGAGCGTGGCCATCATCCGGCACCCGGTGTCGGCCGAGCGACCGGATCCGGAGTCCCGCCTCAAGGACACGGCGCGCAATATCCGGCGCACGGGCGAGTTCGTGGTGAACATCGCGCCAGTCAGTCTGGCCGCGGCCGTCGAGACCGCGGGCAAGTCCTGGCCGACCGAGCAGAGCGAAGCCGAGATCTGCGGGCTGGAGGCGCTGCCTTCGTTGAAGGTGGCCGTTCCTCGCCTGGGCAATTGCCCGATCCAGCTGGAATGCCGCCTCGAGCGGATCGTTGAAGTGGGCCAGGGCCCCACCGACCTGGTGCTGGGACGCATTGTCGAAGCCCACGCGGCGCTCGAGGTCTTTGGCGACAAGGGCAGGCTGGATGTGGACCGCATCCTGCCGCTTTCCCGTCTGTCGGCGGGGTCCTATGCCGGACTCCAGGAAAGCTTCCGTTTCGTTTTCTGAGCCTGCGACAGCAACGGGCCAGCGCACACAGATCACAGCACAGCCAACAAGTCAATCGGGCAGCGCTTCGTGCGCCAGCCCGCCATATTCCGGAGGTTCCCCATGCATCGTCTTCCCGATCTGCCCTATGATTTCAACGCCCTCGAGCCCAGCATTGACGCGCGTACCATGGAAATCCATCATGGCAAGCATCACAACGCCTACGTGACCAATCTGAACAACGCTCTGGAAGCCGCGGGCGGAGACCTGGGCGACAAGGACATCATCAGCCTGTGCGCCAACCTGAACCTGGTGCCCGAGGCCCAGCGCACGGCCGTGCGCAACAATGGCGGCGGCCACTACAATCACAGCCTGTTCTGGAGCGTGATGTGTTCCGGCGGCAGCGCCGACGTCTCCCTGGAACTTGCCCGCGCAATCGATGATTTCGGTGGCATGGATGCCCTGCGCGAGAAGTTCGCCGCAGCCGCCGCCACCCGCTTCGGCAGCGGCTGGGCCTGGATCACGGCCTCCGGCGGCAAGATTCAGGTGAGCAGCACCCCCAACCAGGACAACCCGCTGATGGACAACAGTGGCACGCCCATCCTGGGTCTGGATGTCTGGGAGCACGCCTACTACCTGCACTACCAGAATCGCCGCCCCGATTACATCAAGGCCTGGTGGGAAGTGGTCAACTGGGCCGAAGTGTCCAAGCGCTTCTCCGCAGCCCGTTGAGCTCCGGATGGTCCTTCAGGAAACGCCCCCTCGTGGGGCGTTTCTCTTGCTCCACTGCCGGTTGATTGACATTCTGGAACGCATCCCGAAACTCCTGCATGCCCGACAGGCGTCGCGCGTGTACGCACCCGGTCTGGAGTCCGGACAGTGGCCAGCATCACGTTGGAGTGAGCCATGAATCTCGGTGCATTTTCGATCAGCCTCGCGGTCAAGGACATCGTGGCCTCGCGGGACTTCTACCAGAAGTTCGGCTTCACGGTCTGGGGTGGAAACGTGGAACAGAACTGGCTGATCATGAAGAACGGCGCGCACATCATCGGCCTGTTCCAGGGCATGTTCGAGCGCAATCTGATGACCTTCAACCCCGGTTGGGATCAGGACGCGAACACGCTGCCCGAGTTCACTGACATCCGTGAACTGCAGCGCCAGGTGAAGGCCCAGGGTGTCGAGCTGCTGCCCGAAGCCGACGAGCACGGCACGGGTCCCGCCAGTTTCATGGCGATTGATCCCGACGGCAATCCGATTCTGGTGGACCAGCACGTCTGACGTACCGGATTGCCCGGATTGGGTGTGAGGCGAGCGCAGGTCAAGGCACGCGTGGTCCTGCTGTTGCCCAAGCCAGTGAACGCTGGATCATCAACGCGAGGACTTTTCCATGGAAGCAGGACAGGTTCTGGTGATCGTGGGCCTGATCGTCTCCGTCGTGGCGTTTCTGTTCTTCAGGCTCCCCGGGGTGCCATTCTTCTTCATGGGTCCCATCTGGAGGGCCAGACGCTATCTGACATCCGCGGGTGTGTCGCTGTGGGCAAGCGGAGCCGTGTTGAGTCTGGTGGGCATCGCGCTGCATCTGTCAAGCTGAAGGACATTCCACCGCATGCCCGAGCACCGATTCCTCAGGCTCAAGCCCCATCACCGTGCTGATCCACCATGCCCGTGAATGCCGCCGAACAGCCACCATCAGAGCAGGGAACCGAGCTGGCCTGGCTTGACACGGCGCGCATCCTGGCGATTCTGGCGGTGGTCTTGCTGCATGTGTCCGCCGCGGTCGTGATCCAGTGCCCACCCGGTACGGTGCACTGGTGGATCGGAAACCTGGTGGACTCGACCACCCGCTGGTGCGTACCGGTCTTCGTGATGATCAGCGGCGCCCTGCTGCTGGATCCCGGCAGGCAGGAAACCGCGGCCACATTCTATCGCAAACGCGCCGCCCGCATTGCAATTCCCCTGCTGTTCTGGACCGTATTCTACCTGCTCTGGGCCATGCTCAAGGGAATCCGCAGCGGACATCCGCCTCTGCCCGGAGAGCTGGCGGAGCGCGTGCTGGCGGGAGTGCCGCATTACCACATGTGGTTTCTCTACATGATTCTGCCGCTGTACCTGGTCACGCCTTTCCTGCGCCGGCTCGTACGGGCGACCGATCGCCGCGTGTTCGGTACTGCAACGGTCTCGCTGCTGGCGCTGGCGGCTGGAGTCACCGCGATCGGCTATCCGGAACCTGTGGGTCGTGGATCGTTTCTGAGCCTGTTTCTGTATTACATCCCCTGGTTCCTGCTTGGATACATGCTGCGCACCATGCAGGGAGATGTCAGCCGCACGCGGACGGTTCCCTTTGCTCTGCTGACGATGGCGACCACTGCCGCGGGGGTCCACCTGCTGACACTGCGACTGGGACTGGACAGCGGCCTGTACTTCTATGACTACCTGAGTATCACGGTCATTCTCATGTCGCTCGCCATGGCGCTGTTCTTCAGGTCACTTGCCTGGGTGCCGGGCACTCCAGCGCTCTCGAGGCGGCTGGCCCGGCTGACGCTCGGTGTGTATCTGGTTCATCCCGTGCCGCTGGAACTGCTGCAGCATGCGGGTCTGGACCCGCTGAACGTGCACCCCGGGATCTACATTCCCACGGCGTTTCTGCTGGCGACCGGTCTGTCCGCGGTGGGGGTGCTGGTCCTGCAACGGATTCCGATTCTTGCCCGCGTCGTTTGACTTCCGCCCGGCCGGGGGAGCGGGCAAAGCCACCACACCGAGCGAACTGCTTCCTGAACGACGGAATTCCGCCCATGATGTGCTCCGTTTTCTGCAGATTCGGGAAGTCTTCGCGTGATGGATGGGACTGAACCGCGGAGACACGTGGTTCCAAAGCCGAACTCACACTCAAGGAGTCTCCCGATGCGACATCCTCTCCCCCTGCTGCTGCTGACCCTGTTGGCGGTCTCCTGTTCCGGCCCTGCCCCGGCACCGACCCAGGACAACGCGACGATCGAAGCGGCCCATCAGGCGCACGACGCCTACGTGAACGCCATCAATTCCAACGACCTGGCGACTCTGCTGGGCATGCTCACGGACGATGTGGTGTACATGGCACCGCACGAAACCCCGATGCTTGGCAAGAGCGAGGTTGCCCCCTGGCTGGAGAGTTATCTGGGCGGCTGGCGTACCAACTGGGACAAACCCGTGCAGGAATTCGTGGTCAGCGGGGAGTGGGCCTTCGAGCGATACAGCTACACCTCCACGAACATCAGCCTGGCCGATGGCTCGGTCGTGGTGGACACGGGCTGGGGGCTGGCGATCTATCACCACGACGCGGACGGCACCTGGCGCGTGGCCCGCGATGCCTGGGGCTCCGACCTGCCCATGCCCGAGTGAGTGGCATCCACGGTGACTGGGTGGCGGGCCAGCATTGGGTCAAGGAGGATAGGTGACGCAGGATTTCGTGATCCAACTGGATGATCTGAGCGACGCGCGCGTTCGGGATCTGATCGGAATGCATCTTGCGGCGGTGCGGGAATTCTCCCCGCCCGAAAGCATCCATGCCCTGCCCATTGAGGCCCTGCTGGCTCCGGGGATGAGTGTCTGGAGCGTCTGGCTGGGTGACTCGCTGGCCGGTTGTGGCGCATTGCGGGAGCTGGATCGCACCCACGGTGAAATCAAATCGATGCGCACCGCTCCGGAATTCCTGAGGCGGGGCGTGGCCCGGGCGCTGATGGATCACATCATGGCGGTCGCCCGGGGGCGGGGCTACCAACGGTTGAGTCTGGAAACAGGCGCGATGGCCGCCTTCGAGCCTGCGCGGGCACTCTATCGCCGCCTGGGCTTCGTGGACTGCGCGCCTTTCGGCGAGTATCACGAAGACCGCAACAGCGTGTTCATGACTCGGGAAATTGACTGAGTGCAGGCATCTTTCAGGCCTGACCGGCCATGGCGCAGGACGGGACCATTCCACGGCGAGCCATGGCAGACCTGAGTGGAACTGGAAGCTGGTGACAAGATGAGTGCACGGTCCATACGATCGCGAGGGCCGCGGATCCTTGCCGCACTGGGCGTCACGGTGCTGGGTCTTGTGAGCTGTCAGGGCAGGACTGCTGAACGGGCCCTGTCAACACAAGCCCTGCGAGCTCGGCTTGAGGCACAGGCCGAGGCCTGGGACGAGGCCATCATCCGCAAGGACCGGACCGCCATCGAGGCCAACATGGCAGCGGATTTCCTCTTCATTGACGCGCGCGGGCTGATCACGGACCGTGCGAACTTCATCGAGACCATGATGGATTCGGCGTTTGTCATCGATCCGTATGCCGTCGAGGACTTCGACCTGCGCCTGTACGGGGACGTGGCCCTGCTCTGCGGCCGCACGCAGATGACCGGAAGCTGGGCGGGCGAGCCCTTCACCAGCCACTATCGTTACATCGATGTCTACGCCCGCCAGGGTGAGGACTGGAAGGTCGTCAGCGTGCAGATCACGGCCATGGCCGACTGAGGCGATTCCCGCGGTTCATGCGGCGTTCGACCATCAAACTGGAGCGACCATTCATGTCCATGCCTTCCACACCAGTATCCCAGGCGCTTGTCATTTTCGCCAAGAACAAGAAACGCGTGTCCACCTTCTACCAGCAGGCTCTTGGGCTTGATGTGGTCGAGAATGAGTCGTCTCACGATCTCCTGCGCGGCAACGGCATCGAACTGGTCATTCACAGCATTCCGCAGCGCATCGCGCGCGAGATCCAGATCAGCAAGCCGCCACAATTGCGCGAGAACACGCCACTGAAACCCGCGTTTCTGGTGAACGACCTCGACGCCTTGCGCGAGGCGGTGACCCGCACGGGAGGCTGGCTGAAGGCGCGTGATCAGGCCTGGACGATCCGCGGAGCCACCGTACTGGATGGCTGTGATCCGGAAGGAAACATCGTGCAGTTCCGTCGTCTGAACCAATGAACGACTCCGGCTCATCGCTTCCCGACGGCTTCGAGTATCGTGTTCACAAGAATGGCGACGTGCACATTCTGCACCATGGCCGGCCCGCCGCGACCCTGCGTGGCAAGGCAGCCGGCGAGTTCATTGGCAAGGTCGCCAGCCTGGATCCGCCGGGTGCCCAGCAACTGATGGCCCGTGTGACGGGAAACTACCGCCGCGGCAACGAGAAGACCGCGCGCAACCATCCCCGCAATCGCGGGTGACGGAGGTTCCAGTGGCCACTGTCGGCATTGAAGAGGTAACTGTGTGCCAGGGGCGATGTGAGTGGCAACATCACGGTGCCTTCAGCTTTCGCGCGCCGCAGGTGGACCTGCTCGTCACTCGGGGCATTGCCCGGGAATGGCGGTCGGCGGGGCGGCCGGTCTGCTTGCCGGGGTGGGAATACTCATGACGCATGGCAGTGTCCACGATGTACTCCCGGGAGCATCTTTGCTCATCCTTGGGTTGACGACACTTCTTGGATTGGAAGCTGGTGCGATCGGGGGATTCATCATTGGCCATCCGGAGGTGTACCGGCCGGTCACAGGTCATCAAGAGGGGGCCGGTGAATGAATCGTCGTCCGCTGATGCTTCTGGCACTTGCGGGAACAGGTCTTTGCCTGCTTTCCTGTGTCCACTCCCGCAACATGAGCACCCCGGATGACCTGCTGGAGCTCAATCGCATGGCCGCGGATCAAGCGGCCTACTTCAGACTGACAGACGGGGATCGTCGTTTCGCCTCACGGGTGAGCGTTCACGATGACAGCCTGTTCGCGACCAGCATGCACTTTCCAGAACCCGTTGCCTTTCCGCTGGAACGGGTGGAGTACATCCAGTTCTCCAACACTCTGGAAGGGGCTCGATCGGGTGCCATGGTCGGGGCCGTGATGGGTCTTCTGGGGGGATTGGTCTACAGTCAGTCAATCGGTGGGGGTGAATACTCCGGCATCCTGAGACTGGTCGTACTGGGCGTCGTGACTTCCACAGGCAGTCTTGGCGGTCTGTGGGCAGGAGCCATCGCCGGAAAACCCGAGCGCTTCATGATTGCGTGTGACGACGATTCGACACACACGAATATGCGGGGGCCTCTGTACGACAGTGGCGAGTCCCCGGGGCAGGATCCCGTCTCGGACAGCGAACCCTGACGATGCTGACCATGGCCCAGTCCTGTCGACGTGGCTGCAACAGGCTCAGTCCCCAAGCCGTTCCAGCAATTGAGCGGCCGCATCGCGGGGCAGATCGCGGTGGCAGACCAGGCGGATGTCGGTGGGACTGACATCATAGGCCAGCACGCCGACGGCAGCCAGCCCGGCAACCTGATCCAGGCAGTCCGCGGGGGTGTGACAGCGCAGCAGCACCATGTTGCTCTCGGGAGTCCGCACGGTCCAGGGGCGCGCGTCCAGGCTCGCCAATGCCTTGGCGACATCACGGGCCAGGGCATGGTCTTCACCCAGGCGTGGGTACTCGTGATCCAGCGCGTACAGCCCGGCCGCCGCGATGATCCCCGCCTGGCGCATGCCACCGCCGAACATCTTGCGATACCAACGGGCTTCGTCGAGGGTGGCCGCGTCGCCCACCAGCATGGCTCCCACCGGACAGCCCATTCCCTTGGAAAGGCAACAGGCCAGCGTATCGCAGCGCTGGCCGAACTCGGAGAGTGGCACACCCAGGGCCGTGGCGGCGTTCCAGATCCGTGCGCCATCCAGGTGCAGGGCCAGGTCCAGCTCGCGACAGGTGGTGAACAGCTCATCGATCTCGGCCACGCTGCGCACCAGGCCGCCCGCCAGATTCACTGTGTTCTCGGTGATCACCAGGCGGCTCTTCGGATGGTGCACATCGGGCTGGCGCAGAGCCTGGCGCACATCGGCGGCGCTCAGTCGGCCATCCTCGCAATCCACGGGCCAGAAGCCCGCACCCAGCAGGGCGGATGCTCCCGCGACCTCGTGCTGCACACTGTGCGTGCGGCGTTCGAGGATGATCTCGCTGCCCCGCGTGCAGTGCACCGCGATGCCGGCCAGGTTGGCCATGGTGCTGCTGGGCAGGTACAGTGACGCCTTGCGCCCGAACAGCGCGGCTACGCGTTCTTCAAGGGCGCGCACGGTGGGATCTTCGCCCATCACGTCGTCGCCCACCTCGGCCGCGGCCATGGCCTGCCGCATGGCGTTTGATGGGCGTGTGACCGTGTCCGACCGGAAATCGAGTACCGGGCGTCCATCCGCGAGGCGCTCAGCAGTGCCTTTGTGGAATTCCATGGGTCATCCTCTCTGGGTCCGCCTCAGCGGACCGGCTGGCAGTGCGGGCACCACCAGGTTCCCCGTTGCTGCATGATGATGCGTTCGATGGGCGTGGCGCACACGCCGCAGTATTCACCCGTGCGACCGTAGACCTTCAGGTAGCGCTGGTAGCTGCCTTCCACGCCGCGGGCATCCTGGAAGCTGTCGAAGGTCGTGCCGCAGGCCTTGATCGCCCGGCGCAGCACGCGGCGGGTACTTGTGTGCAGGCGCTTGATTTCATCGGGTTCCAGCGAACCTGCGGCACGAAAGGGGTGCAGTCCGCTCTCGAACAGGATCTCGCAGGCGTAGATGTTGCCGATGCCCGTGATGCGGTCCTGGCGCAGCAGCCAGGTCTTCAGCGGGCTGCGACTGCCGTTCAGCAGTGCCGCGAGGCGGGTCGTGGTGAATGCTGAACCGGTGGGATCCACTCCCGGGGCTGCCAGGTCGTCGCGACTTCCCGCAAGAATCAGGGTGCCGAAGCGTCGTGTATCACTGAATTGCAGACGGTCGCTGCCCAGACTGAATTCGGCCCGCAGGAAGCGTTGCGAATTCTCGCTGGCGAAGCTCGCCAGTTGCAGGCGTCCGGTCATGCGCAGGTGCACGGCCAGCCAGTGCGGCCCCTTGCGGCCTTTCAGGCAAAGCAGGATCTGCTTGCCCTCGCGCTGCACGTCCTCGATGAGCGCGCCGGTGATCGGCCGGTAGTCGCCAAACAGTTTCGCATCAAGGATGCGCACTCCCTGGATCCGCTGCCCCACCAGCATCGGTCGCAATTGCCGGACCACGGTTTCCACTTCGGGCAGTTCGGGCATGGCTCAGGCCAGTTCCTTCAACCTGTCGAGCACGGCCTGGGCGTGTCCGGCCACCGAGACGGGGCTCCAGACCTCGGCCACCTTGCCTTCCGGGTTGATCAGCAGAGTGCTGCGCAGCACGCCCATGTACTCGCGACCCATGAACTTCTTCAGTCCCCAGAACCCCAGAGCTTCCAGCAGGCTGTGCTCGGTGTCCGAGAGCAGAATCAGCTGCAGGTCCTTCTTTTCAATGAAGGAGCAGTGCTTCTTCGGCGTGTCCGGGCTGATCCCGACGACCTGGGCTCCCAGTTTCGCGAAGGACTTCTTCAAGGCCGTGAAATCGATGGCCTCGGTGGTGCATCCAGGAGTCAGATCCTTGGGGTACGCATACAGAACCCACCAAGCGCCCAGAAAATCCTTGGCGGTGCGCGTGGTTCCGTCCTGATCGGGCAGGCTGAAGGCGGGCAGTTTCTTGCCGGCTTGAATCATGGAATTCTCCTTGGTGACTGGTCCGCGTGCCCCATGCACGCGCATGGAAGGTCCCGAAAGTAGCGTCTTGGCGCGAAACCGGTCAGCAAACAACCCGCACCATCCCGGACCCGGGCACGGCCCTGTCCCCGAAACCCTATCTTCCGCCCCGTGGAACTCCCGCCATGTCCACAGGGTTGATGCAACCACCCCGGCACACTCCCGGCCGGGGCAAGGAGTGACGAAGCACGGAGCCTCAAGTGAAACGAATCCTCTTCCTGCTGCTTGGCCTGGGAGCATTGCTGCCCATGGCCTGCGACGACAGCACCATCGACGACAACAACCCCCTGTCCGGAATCCAACTGGTGTCACCCATCGACGGCGACACCCTGCGGCAGGAAACCCGGATCCAGATCGCTTCTTCAGATTTCGGCCGTCTCGTGGTGGTCGGGCTGCGCGTGGATGGGGAAGAGGTGGCCATTTCGACCAACTCCCCCTATGACAACGATCTGGATGTCCGTTCCTGGGCCGACGACCAGGAGCATGAACTGGAGGTCTGGGGTGCGGCCAGCAACAGCTCGATCGTGGTCTCCGACCCCGTGACCGTGACCGTCTCCGCCAGCGCCTCCGCACCTGCCCAACCCAGATACTTCTACCGGACGCACAACCTCAGCGGAAATGACTGGATCCAGACACTGGCCCCGGTCGGCAACGGTTGGCTTGCTGGAGGCAGTGCTGGCGACCAGGCCTGGCTGATGCGCCTGGATCGCGAGGGTGACATGGTCTGGTCCTGGCGCTTCGGTACGGGAAATGGCCAGATCAATGCCGTGCTGCCCGTGGATGGCGGCAGTATGGTGGCCGGCAAGCTGGACGGATATCCCTGGGTCGCCAAGCTGAATCACCGAGGTTACATCGTGTCCAGTCGTGGCATCGACCAGTACGGCGAGGGCTCGATCAGCGACTTGATCGCCACCTCCGACGGCCAGGGCTGGCTGGCCATCGCCAACACCCAGGCGGGGGCCCGCCTGATGGAACTGGATGGCACCGGAGCCATCGTCTGGGATCGCAGCCCGCTGGGCGGGCAGACCGGCACCGTCGAGCGCCTGCTGAACACACAGTCCGGCGACCTCTGGATCTGCGGCGCCTGGACACCGGACACGAACCGCGAAGCCCTGCTGGTGAGCACCGATCAGACCGGTACCGTGCGCTGGACCCGGTCCCTGGGAGCCGGCTATGCCTGGGATCTGAAAGAGGACGGGGCCGGACTGGTGGTATGCGGAGAAACAGGCTCGGATCCCGCCGCGGTACAGGCCACCCTCTGGCGCACTGACAACACGGGCGTGCTGGTGGAAAGCCGTGTGATGCAGCAGAATGCACCACACAGCGCACACCGGCTGCTGAAGTCCACCGGAGGTGACTGGTGGTTGGCGGGCTGGAGCGCGGGCGCGCAGTCCAACGGCCTGGATGGCCTGCTGGCCGAAGTTTCCTTCGGCTCGGGCACCCTCTGGCAACACTCACACGGAGATGGACTGGGGCAGGAACTGCGGGCCTTGCTGCCTGCGGCCGATGGCGGTCTGGTGGCCGCCGGCATGTCCGGCACGTCCACGGGCAACGGAATGGATGTCTGGGTGATCCACACCAACACCCAGGGGCTCATCCCCTGAACGGATCACGTGGTTGGTCAGCGACCCAGAATGCCCACGCGCAATGCCACACGGGCCACATCGGTCCACTCGATGTCCTTCAGCTCGGGAAGATGCACCAGCGCCTGCAGCATGCGACGCTGGAATCCCGGGCGATGGAACAGGGGCCTGAAGAGCAGCGAGAATCTGATCTGGCGCATCACGAAGGCCATGCTGTGCGTATACGTGGCGGCCACCCGCGCTTCCGGGCGTGGCTCCTGGCCCAGGCCATCCGCGAGCAGGGCGCTCGCCGCCCGCTCACCTGAACGCAGAGCGTAGTAGATGCCCTCTCCGCTGATCGGCTCGCAGAGACCGCCCGCATCTCCCACGAAGAGTACACGACCGCGCGCCAGCCTGCGGATCGGGCGATCGGGCAGGGGCCAACCGTCGACCTTGGCCCGGGGCAGACCCAGACGCAGGCGGTAGGCTTCCAGCAGCGCTTTCTGCTCCCCGGTCCGCTGGGGAGGCCCGCAGACACCCACCATGCGCATGCCGCGTTTGGGAAAGTCCCAGGCATAGCCCCAGGGAAAGAGACCGAAGTCCAGTCGGGCCGGGTCCGTGCGTTCGGAAGGAATCGAGAGCTCCAGCGCGGTCTGGTGTCCGCCCTCACCGGGTGCCAGACAGCGTCTCAGTCTTGACAGGGCACCATCCGCGGCGATCACCCAGTCGGCACGATGTACGGTGCCATCCTTGGCC
Coding sequences within it:
- a CDS encoding aminotransferase class I/II-fold pyridoxal phosphate-dependent enzyme, translating into MEFHKGTAERLADGRPVLDFRSDTVTRPSNAMRQAMAAAEVGDDVMGEDPTVRALEERVAALFGRKASLYLPSSTMANLAGIAVHCTRGSEIILERRTHSVQHEVAGASALLGAGFWPVDCEDGRLSAADVRQALRQPDVHHPKSRLVITENTVNLAGGLVRSVAEIDELFTTCRELDLALHLDGARIWNAATALGVPLSEFGQRCDTLACCLSKGMGCPVGAMLVGDAATLDEARWYRKMFGGGMRQAGIIAAAGLYALDHEYPRLGEDHALARDVAKALASLDARPWTVRTPESNMVLLRCHTPADCLDQVAGLAAVGVLAYDVSPTDIRLVCHRDLPRDAAAQLLERLGD
- the mutM gene encoding bifunctional DNA-formamidopyrimidine glycosylase/DNA-(apurinic or apyrimidinic site) lyase, with product MPELPEVETVVRQLRPMLVGQRIQGVRILDAKLFGDYRPITGALIEDVQREGKQILLCLKGRKGPHWLAVHLRMTGRLQLASFASENSQRFLRAEFSLGSDRLQFSDTRRFGTLILAGSRDDLAAPGVDPTGSAFTTTRLAALLNGSRSPLKTWLLRQDRITGIGNIYACEILFESGLHPFRAAGSLEPDEIKRLHTSTRRVLRRAIKACGTTFDSFQDARGVEGSYQRYLKVYGRTGEYCGVCATPIERIIMQQRGTWWCPHCQPVR
- the bcp gene encoding thioredoxin-dependent thiol peroxidase, with the protein product MIQAGKKLPAFSLPDQDGTTRTAKDFLGAWWVLYAYPKDLTPGCTTEAIDFTALKKSFAKLGAQVVGISPDTPKKHCSFIEKKDLQLILLSDTEHSLLEALGFWGLKKFMGREYMGVLRSTLLINPEGKVAEVWSPVSVAGHAQAVLDRLKELA
- a CDS encoding nuclear transport factor 2 family protein, yielding MSARSIRSRGPRILAALGVTVLGLVSCQGRTAERALSTQALRARLEAQAEAWDEAIIRKDRTAIEANMAADFLFIDARGLITDRANFIETMMDSAFVIDPYAVEDFDLRLYGDVALLCGRTQMTGSWAGEPFTSHYRYIDVYARQGEDWKVVSVQITAMAD
- a CDS encoding geranylgeranyl reductase family protein, translating into MRANARVIVVGAGPSGATAACLLARAGIEVLLLEKRTFPRDKLCGGYLAARTIGLLEELHGSALPAGLYHDTRDAFAIHHAGEAIVQRELGGRMAFVQRRELDHFLVRQAVSAGAVLQERCEVESITAVGGAVEVRAKDGTVHRADWVIAADGALSRLRRCLAPGEGGHQTALELSIPSERTDPARLDFGLFPWGYAWDFPKRGMRMVGVCGPPQRTGEQKALLEAYRLRLGLPRAKVDGWPLPDRPIRRLARGRVLFVGDAGGLCEPISGEGIYYALRSGERAASALLADGLGQEPRPEARVAATYTHSMAFVMRQIRFSLLFRPLFHRPGFQRRMLQALVHLPELKDIEWTDVARVALRVGILGR